A genomic segment from Vagococcus zengguangii encodes:
- a CDS encoding formate--tetrahydrofolate ligase has product MTEILSDIDIAKANTMHPIKTIGEKIGLTEDQLEFYGKYKAKLSALELEKLQNQPDGKLILVTAITPTPAGEGKTTTSVGLADGLNRLNEKVVLALREPSLGPVFGVKGGAAGGGYAQVVPMEDINLHFTGDFHAIGVAHNLLSAMLDNHIHHGNELGIDSRRITWKRVVDMNDRQLRYIVDGLNGKINGVPREDGFDITVASEIMAILCLANSLADLKQKLSQIIVGYTYDGRPVTAKDLKAADAMAVLLKDAINPNLVQTLEHTPALVHGGPFANIAHGCNSILATKLALKYADYTVTEAGFGADLGAEKFLDIKCRLGGLKPDAVVLVATIRALKMHGGVNKKELGTENVEAVLNGLPNLEKHLDNLQNVYGLPVVVAINKFPTDTEAELAAVQSACEARGVEVSLSEVWEKGGQGGVDLAKKVMALADQSSELSYAYDLTDSIETKIEKVVTKVYGGQGIKLTPKVKREIRELEALGFGDLPICMAKTQYSFSDDASLLGAPSGFDVSIQQVKVSAGAGFIVILTGAVMTMPGLPKVPAAERITISDDGQIDGLF; this is encoded by the coding sequence ATGACAGAAATATTAAGTGATATCGACATTGCAAAAGCAAACACGATGCATCCTATTAAAACAATCGGTGAAAAAATCGGATTAACAGAAGATCAATTAGAATTTTACGGTAAATATAAAGCGAAGTTATCAGCATTAGAGTTAGAAAAACTACAAAACCAACCAGATGGTAAGTTGATTTTAGTCACAGCGATTACGCCAACTCCTGCGGGTGAAGGGAAAACGACGACATCTGTTGGTTTAGCAGATGGCTTGAACCGCCTAAATGAAAAAGTAGTGTTAGCCTTACGTGAACCGTCACTAGGTCCGGTTTTTGGTGTCAAAGGTGGAGCCGCTGGTGGTGGTTACGCGCAAGTGGTGCCAATGGAAGATATTAACTTGCATTTTACAGGAGATTTTCATGCAATTGGTGTGGCACATAATTTATTATCAGCGATGCTAGATAATCACATTCATCACGGCAATGAACTAGGCATTGATTCACGACGTATTACGTGGAAACGTGTCGTTGATATGAATGATCGTCAATTACGATATATTGTCGACGGTTTAAACGGGAAAATAAATGGTGTGCCGCGTGAAGATGGTTTTGACATTACCGTTGCCTCAGAAATTATGGCAATTTTATGTCTGGCTAATAGTTTGGCTGATTTAAAACAAAAATTAAGCCAAATTATTGTCGGTTATACTTATGATGGACGTCCAGTAACCGCTAAAGATTTAAAAGCAGCTGATGCGATGGCGGTTCTATTAAAGGATGCGATTAATCCTAACTTAGTCCAAACATTAGAACACACGCCTGCTTTAGTTCATGGTGGTCCCTTTGCCAATATTGCCCATGGCTGTAACAGTATTTTAGCAACCAAATTAGCGCTTAAATATGCTGATTATACGGTCACAGAAGCCGGTTTTGGTGCTGATTTAGGCGCTGAAAAATTCTTAGATATTAAATGTCGCTTAGGTGGTTTAAAACCAGATGCGGTTGTGTTAGTGGCAACGATTCGTGCGCTGAAAATGCATGGTGGTGTTAATAAAAAAGAATTAGGAACAGAAAATGTTGAAGCTGTCTTAAATGGTTTACCTAACTTAGAAAAACATTTAGATAACTTACAAAACGTGTATGGGCTACCAGTAGTGGTTGCTATCAATAAATTCCCGACTGATACAGAAGCAGAATTAGCAGCTGTTCAATCCGCTTGCGAAGCACGTGGCGTGGAAGTGTCACTTTCTGAAGTTTGGGAAAAAGGTGGTCAAGGTGGCGTTGATTTAGCTAAAAAAGTGATGGCGTTAGCTGACCAGTCGTCTGAATTAAGCTATGCGTATGATTTAACTGATTCAATTGAAACAAAAATTGAAAAAGTGGTAACGAAAGTTTACGGCGGTCAAGGAATTAAATTAACACCAAAAGTAAAACGTGAAATTCGAGAATTAGAAGCGTTAGGTTTTGGCGATTTACCGATTTGTATGGCTAAAACTCAGTACTCTTTCTCAGATGATGCTTCATTATTAGGTGCACCAAGCGGCTTTGATGTGAGTATTCAACAGGTGAAAGTCTCAGCTGGTGCAGGCTTTATTGTGATCTTAACCGGTGCAGTGATGACGATGCCAGGACTACCAAAAGTTCCGGCGGCAGAAAGAATTACGATTTCGGATGACGGTCAGATTGATGGATTATTTTAA
- a CDS encoding cyclodeaminase/cyclohydrolase family protein, with protein MINQTIEHFINELGSEKSTPGGGSAAAVTGAIGISLTQMVVSLTTGKARYAEHQTLLDDVQAQATVLTQRFIDGIQEDIAAFNHVMEAYRLPAQTEDEKCLKQVQIEATSKEATIAPFNMMETSVEALRLSQQLLGKSNPNVLSDLGVAALNLSAALQSSWLNVLINLKNIQDEAFVSTYRMQGTKLLAEGKQLANELYQQVLTELA; from the coding sequence ATGATTAATCAAACAATTGAGCATTTTATCAATGAATTAGGGTCAGAAAAATCAACACCAGGTGGCGGTTCAGCCGCCGCAGTTACCGGAGCAATTGGCATATCATTAACACAAATGGTCGTCTCTTTAACAACCGGTAAAGCTCGTTACGCCGAGCACCAAACGTTATTAGATGACGTACAAGCACAAGCGACAGTATTAACACAGCGTTTCATCGACGGTATTCAAGAGGATATTGCGGCGTTTAATCATGTGATGGAGGCTTATCGTTTACCTGCTCAGACTGAAGATGAGAAATGTTTAAAACAAGTGCAAATCGAAGCAACAAGTAAAGAAGCAACGATTGCGCCATTCAACATGATGGAAACATCAGTGGAAGCCTTAAGACTGTCACAACAATTACTAGGAAAATCTAATCCTAATGTGTTGAGTGATTTAGGGGTTGCTGCTTTAAATTTAAGTGCAGCGTTACAAAGTTCATGGTTAAATGTTTTAATTAATTTAAAAAATATTCAAGATGAGGCGTTCGTCTCAACTTATCGCATGCAGGGAACTAAATTACTTGCAGAAGGTAAACAACTTGCGAATGAATTGTACCAACAAGTGTTAACTGAATTAGCATAA
- the purD gene encoding phosphoribosylamine--glycine ligase, translating to MNVLVIGSGGREHAIAKKLLASPTVAHVYCAPGNPGMCQDGIECVAINEDNHASLISFAKTNEIRWTLVGPEQPLINGIVDDFEAAGLKIFGPNQAASQIEGSKAFAKQIMTQYGIPTADYQVFSDVEEARAYVRNGKFPVVIKADGLAAGKGVIIVQTLEDAYHALDEMLVKQKFGKSSQEVVIEEFLEGEEFSLLSFVKNETFYPMVIAQDHKRAYDKDRGPNTGGMGAYSPVPQISPAIVNQAIMEIVKPTVLGMIDNGTPFTGILYTGLINTSDGPKVIEFNARFGDPETQVILSRLTSDLAKIIDDLFADNIPEITWSDEVAVGVVLAAKGYPERYEKGVLIPEFTGEIETFYAGVAEKDNRLVTNGGRVMLLNATAPDLEQALAKVYQSLDSYQASDLFYRSDIAHRALKYLSDASAFN from the coding sequence ATGAATGTATTAGTTATAGGTAGTGGGGGTCGTGAGCACGCGATTGCCAAAAAATTATTAGCAAGTCCTACTGTTGCGCACGTCTATTGTGCTCCGGGAAATCCTGGTATGTGTCAAGACGGTATTGAATGTGTGGCAATTAACGAAGATAATCATGCATCGTTGATTAGTTTTGCTAAAACCAATGAAATTCGTTGGACCTTAGTCGGACCTGAACAACCACTGATTAATGGGATAGTTGATGATTTTGAAGCGGCAGGATTAAAAATTTTTGGTCCTAATCAAGCGGCTAGTCAAATTGAAGGTTCCAAGGCTTTTGCTAAACAAATCATGACACAATACGGAATTCCAACGGCTGATTATCAAGTTTTTAGTGACGTCGAAGAGGCGAGAGCTTATGTACGTAACGGGAAATTTCCAGTAGTGATTAAAGCAGATGGTTTAGCAGCTGGTAAAGGTGTGATTATCGTTCAAACATTAGAAGATGCCTACCACGCGCTCGATGAGATGTTAGTGAAACAAAAGTTCGGTAAAAGCAGCCAAGAAGTTGTCATTGAAGAGTTTTTAGAGGGGGAAGAATTTTCGTTACTGTCCTTTGTTAAAAACGAAACGTTTTATCCAATGGTTATTGCTCAAGATCATAAACGTGCGTATGATAAAGACCGTGGCCCGAATACTGGTGGAATGGGGGCTTATTCACCGGTTCCTCAAATCTCACCAGCGATTGTTAATCAAGCAATAATGGAAATCGTTAAACCGACTGTTTTAGGAATGATTGATAATGGCACACCATTTACTGGTATTTTATATACAGGTCTTATCAACACGAGTGATGGTCCGAAAGTCATCGAATTCAACGCGCGCTTTGGCGACCCTGAAACGCAAGTTATTTTATCACGTTTAACAAGTGATTTAGCCAAAATTATTGATGATTTATTTGCGGATAATATACCTGAGATTACGTGGTCTGATGAAGTAGCTGTTGGTGTTGTTCTAGCTGCAAAAGGTTATCCTGAACGTTACGAAAAAGGGGTGTTGATACCTGAATTTACAGGTGAAATCGAAACCTTTTACGCAGGTGTGGCTGAAAAAGACAATCGATTGGTGACAAATGGTGGCCGCGTGATGTTGTTGAATGCGACGGCGCCTGATTTAGAACAAGCGTTAGCGAAGGTTTATCAATCATTAGATAGCTATCAAGCAAGTGATTTGTTTTATCGAAGCGATATTGCACATCGTGCCTTGAAGTATTTAAGTGATGCTTCTGCTTTTAACTAA